The genomic window CTTGAGTACTTGATGAATTGGTTTTTATATTCTTCTGCTCTTTCGATTACTTGATCGATGATTAGTGGTATTGATCTCAAGCTTTGTTTGATCTCGGTCAAATCTATTTCTGTTCTGTCTTCTGCAATTTTGATTGCCAGGAAATAAAGCGCAAGAACCTGCGAGACAAAGGCTTTGGTGGAAGCTACTGAGACCTCAATTCCGGCTGGTGTTACGTAGTTATTGGGGCTAGTCAGGTCGTAGATTGCCGAGTCTGATTTATTAGTGATAGCCATTATTTGGGCGCCAGCATTTTTGGCATTGTTGATGGCTGCAAGAGTGTCAGCAGTTTCACCTGATTGACTGATGCCAATTACTAGATCATTCGCGCCAACTATAACTTGTTTACTTGCGTATTCACTTGCAACTTCCACGTCAACAGGGACTCTTGCCCAAAGCTCGATGAGGTATTTGCCGATGAGTGCAGCGTGATAGGCTGAGCCGCAAGCAACAAAAACGATACGGTTGATTTGTTTGAAATCAATATCTAGTTGCTCAAAGCCAGTGATTGGCTTAGTTGCGTTAGCAAGGCATTGAGCTAGCATTAAGCTAGTTACAGCAGGTTGTTCATGGATTTCTTTTACCAAGAAGTGTTTATAAGGACCCTTCTCTTGAATAGAAGTGGTTTGTATAAGATGTTTTACTTCAATTTTGGCTTCATTGCCGTGAAGATCTTCAAGGGTTATTTTCGTCTCCGTAATTTCAGCGAGTTGTTGATCTTTGAGCTTGAGTACTTTGTTTGTGTATTGTAAAACAGTACTACTGTCACTAGCGACATAAAACTCTGCTTCACCTATTCCAATCACCAGTGGTGACTGGTTTTTGGCAACAAGTAATTTGTTTTGATCTTTGACCAAGATTACCACAGCGTAGCTACCTTCAAGCCGGTTCATTACTGCTCTTAGGGCATCTAAGTCAGTTTTACCTGCTCTCTGTTTTGCAAAAAGATGAGTTATGACTTCAGTGTCTGTTTCGGTTCTAAATTGAATTCCTTCAGCCTCTAGTTCTTGTTTGAGGCTTAGATAGTTCTTGATGATGCCATTGTGCACAAGTGCGATATTTGCTTCAGTATCTTGATGTGGATGAGCGTTGGTGTCGTTGGCAATGCCGTGAGTTGCCCAGCGAGTGTGCCCAATACCACAGCTACTTGTCTCTAAAGCGATATTGATTTTTTCAGCTAGATGAGAGTTGAAATTCGAACTTACCGAACCGGCAACTAGTGCTGGTACTTTAAGGGCTAAGATTTTTTCTTCAAGTCTGGCAATTTTGCCTGCTGATTTAACTAGTTCGATTTTGGAATTATGCAGCACGGCGATGCCAGATGAGTCGTAACCTCTGTATTCGAGGGAACGAAGACCATCTATTAAGAGATCTTGGGCATTTTTTTTACCAATATAAGCAACAATCCCGCACATAGGTGGATAATTATAGCAAATTAAGGCTGCGCCTCAATCCTGAGTTGATATTTCTGCTCTTTGTCTGCATTAAAAGACAAGCCAAAAACGTTTAAATTCAAGATGTAATTGCCATTAGAGTCTAGGCTTAGCTGCTTGGATAATTTAGAAATAGGGGCAATTTGAAATTTAAAATTTGAACTATTTTGACCAGCTATGTCAAGTTTGGTTTTATTCTTTTTCTTGGTAAATTTGATTAATCGTTGAGAATCTTCAGCCGCTTCAATGCCGAAGCTTAGGTTGTATGGAGAATTATTAGCAAGGTCAATTGCAACTTTGGTTGCCTTCTTCTGATCCAGCTGGACTATCTGGTTAGTACCAGTACCTGAGCTAACATTTGCTCCAGACGGAGTCGGATTGAAAACACTATCTATGTCAAAAGATTTTTCTAATATACTTATTTTACCATCAGTTGTTTGGATTTTTACTCTAACTATATTTGAACTTGGGTTTGCATACGTGCGTTCTTGGTAGTAGTAAATATTAGAAGAGTACTCATAGTCGCCATCACCATCCATGTCCCATTCATAATTACTGATTTCTGATCTGTTTACATTTGGATCATCTGTGTGTTGATTATAGACTACAAAATAGTATGGTAATAAATTAAAATATCCGGGAAAATCACTGTTGTTAATATTTGCATAGAATTCATCAAGGCTTGTTAAGTACCAATCCTTATTACAAGTAGGTCCTTCAATAAAGATACTTTTAGTTTTACTTGTTTGAGCTCCTAGGTCATCGATAGCCGTATGAGTAATAGTGTAGTTTCCACATTGACTATATTGATGGCTTGGGTTAGTGCCTAAACTGTTTGTCGCCCCATCGCCCCAGTCCCAAGATCGTGATTGGATTTGACCATCATTGTCAACAGCACTTGAACTGAAGTTGATTGACTCATTTTCAGCTGGCTCAGTTGGAGAATATGAGAATTCAACAAAGGGTGGATCATTTGGAACGTTGATGCCAAGAGTTCTAGTTGCTAATAAATTATTACTATCAATGATGTTCAGTTTAACTTGTACAGGTCCTGAGATTGAACTGAAATTGCCAATAGGATTGGCTTCTTGTGAGCCTAGACCGTCTCCAAAGTCCCAGTAATATTGTTTAACAAGAGAACTATCTACTGAAACTCCAAATTCAAAGAGCTTTGAATTTGGACTAATTTGGTTTGCTGTGATTTGAAAATCCAAATCGCTATTAGAGTCGATATTTGCATGTATGATCACGGTGCTAATTTGCTCATTGGTTTCTAGTGGAATGATTTTTAGGTCACTTGCTGAATCATAGAATATATTTTCGAGGAAAGAGTTTTTGTAAATAATGTTCACGAGCTTATTATTTCAGTATTGCGGTGA from Cyanobacteriota bacterium includes these protein-coding regions:
- the glmS gene encoding glutamine--fructose-6-phosphate transaminase (isomerizing), giving the protein MCGIVAYIGKKNAQDLLIDGLRSLEYRGYDSSGIAVLHNSKIELVKSAGKIARLEEKILALKVPALVAGSVSSNFNSHLAEKINIALETSSCGIGHTRWATHGIANDTNAHPHQDTEANIALVHNGIIKNYLSLKQELEAEGIQFRTETDTEVITHLFAKQRAGKTDLDALRAVMNRLEGSYAVVILVKDQNKLLVAKNQSPLVIGIGEAEFYVASDSSTVLQYTNKVLKLKDQQLAEITETKITLEDLHGNEAKIEVKHLIQTTSIQEKGPYKHFLVKEIHEQPAVTSLMLAQCLANATKPITGFEQLDIDFKQINRIVFVACGSAYHAALIGKYLIELWARVPVDVEVASEYASKQVIVGANDLVIGISQSGETADTLAAINNAKNAGAQIMAITNKSDSAIYDLTSPNNYVTPAGIEVSVASTKAFVSQVLALYFLAIKIAEDRTEIDLTEIKQSLRSIPLIIDQVIERAEEYKNQFIKYSSYRDFLFLSRGINYPIALEGALKLKELSYIHATGYPSGEMKHGPIAILDQSVPVLTIAIDGASKFEHNIYEKALSNAEEARARKSPSLVIACDDNQDVTGLFDEVIRIPNIDQFLSPIIATIPLQFMAYYIAEELGKDVDQPRNLAKSVTVE
- a CDS encoding PKD domain-containing protein; the protein is MNIIYKNSFLENIFYDSASDLKIIPLETNEQISTVIIHANIDSNSDLDFQITANQISPNSKLFEFGVSVDSSLVKQYYWDFGDGLGSQEANPIGNFSSISGPVQVKLNIIDSNNLLATRTLGINVPNDPPFVEFSYSPTEPAENESINFSSSAVDNDGQIQSRSWDWGDGATNSLGTNPSHQYSQCGNYTITHTAIDDLGAQTSKTKSIFIEGPTCNKDWYLTSLDEFYANINNSDFPGYFNLLPYYFVVYNQHTDDPNVNRSEISNYEWDMDGDGDYEYSSNIYYYQERTYANPSSNIVRVKIQTTDGKISILEKSFDIDSVFNPTPSGANVSSGTGTNQIVQLDQKKATKVAIDLANNSPYNLSFGIEAAEDSQRLIKFTKKKNKTKLDIAGQNSSNFKFQIAPISKLSKQLSLDSNGNYILNLNVFGLSFNADKEQKYQLRIEAQP